Within Quercus lobata isolate SW786 chromosome 5, ValleyOak3.0 Primary Assembly, whole genome shotgun sequence, the genomic segment AGCATGTGCTCTTAAtgaattttatgtaatttgatATTATTGATACAAATTATGCAGGGTTTGTGTTTGGACAGCTCTCTTGCTGTTTCTTCTTGCAATATTCAATGCTTGCACAGTCATCAATAAATTTACGAGGATTGCAGGCGAACTGTTTGGCATGCTGATTGCTGTTCTCTTTATACAAGAGGCTATCAAGGTAACTCCAGTCTTGAAATGAATCAACTTAGGGAGTATACAACATCTACTTGAGAAGCATGCTGCTTAACACTCAAATTCTGAATGACAGGGAATGGCAAGTGAGTTTGAAGTTCCCAAAGCTGAGGACCCAAAGTCAGTGAAGTATCAATTTCAGTGGCTTTACACAAATGGATTACTGGGAATCATATTTACTTTTGGCCTTCTCTACACTGCTTTAAAGAGCAGAAAAGCGAGGTCATGGTGGTATGGCACAGGTTTGTCAAGCAAAAGTTATGCCTAGTCATTGAATAGGTTACATGTTGAATCTGAAAGTTATTACCATGTTATGCAGGGTGGTTTAGAAGCTTCATTGCAGACTATGGGGTTCCTTTGATGGTTCTAGTGTGGACAGCTCTGTCATTCGGTGTACCCGGAAAAGTTCCCTCTGGTGTTCCCAGAAGGCTCTACAGCCCTCTTGCTTGGGAATCCACATCTTTACACCATTGGACTGTAGTAAAGGTAAACTATGTCCTGtaatttccccccccccccccctccctttttGCGTTCACTAATAGGCTCTCTTCTTGTAGTGTGTCTCATAACCTCCATGAAAGTATAAGATAGGAGTGTGTTTTTCTGTGTATGCACCAAAATATATTGATTCATATCTTCTGTAGGACATGGGCAAGGTTTCTCCAGCATACATCTTTGCAGCCTTTATTCCTGCTGTGATGATTGCAGGGCTTTACTTTTTTGACCACAGTGTTGCTTCACAGATGGCACAACAAAAGGAGTTCAATCTTAAGAACCCTTCTGCATATCATTATGATATCTTATTGCTAGCTTTCATGGTATGTATCACTAGTAATTTGTGTTGgcacttatttttatttgtacaaTTTATGAAGACTTATGCTCTATATTTGTAAAACATGGTTGCAGACTTTGCTTTGTGGATTGCTTGGGTTACCTCCTTCGAATGGTGTCCTTCCACAGTCCCCCATGCACACTAAAAGCCTTGCTGTTCTTGAAAGGCAGGTGGGTTTATAGAAAGTCATAGGAATTTACTTGGGATAGTTGGTAATTGAGCTGGATTAGACAAGTAATTTAACTAATACATGAGTTGCAGTTGATGCGAAGGAAGATGGTGGAGAGCGCCAAGGAAAGCATAAGGCAGAATGCTAGCAACTCTGAAGTCTATGGCAAGATGCAATCTGTGTTCATAGAAATGGACAACAGTCAAGTTATACTTCCTCCGGTTAGTACTAACTTGTGAAAGAAACATGTTTTCTTTGAATCCCTCCTTCAACAGCATTTTTTCCTCTCTGAGATGGTCATTACTATTTTATCAAGAAAGTTGTTTACACTCTCTTGAGTTTATAATGATTGTATAGGCTCAATACCCCCACCCCCAAAAGACTTCATCCACATACAAAATTCTATATGCAAGTGGTTCCTGCACCCTAAAATACTTGTTTTGCAGATTACTTCAGTGGTTCAAGAGCTGGAAGACTTGAAGGAAGTGGTAATGAAAGGTGAAAATGCAAAGGATACATTTGATCCCGAGAAGCACATTGATGCTCACCTGCCTGTCCGAGTTAATGAGCAGAGAGTGAGTAATCTCTTACAGTCACTCATGGTGGCAGCATCAATTTTTGCTATGCCTGCAATAAAGAAGATACCTACATCAGTACTTTGGGGATACTTTGCTTTCATGGCCATAGACAGTCTTCCTGGGAACCAGTTTTGGGAAAGGATGCTCCTTCTTTTCATATCACCTGGACGGCGGTACAAGTATGTTGTAGTTCTTTTTATCCATTACATTTCTGCTCACATTTTAGCCAAATTTGCTTTATCTATGTCCCTTAACAAAGTGAAATTCAAactaatgtaaattttttttattataatcattTGACAATGTACACATATGCATACACACAAACGTTAGTGGATTCATTTCTCAAGAAGGGTATGAAGTTGTTGAATGACATGTAGAAATTATTGGGTctaaaaaagggaagagactTAATGATGATTATTTATTCCCAGCTACCCCCTGATTGGATGAAATGAACATGCTGATAGTCAAGTGTTTTCAAAAGAACCTTAGTAGAAATTATTTCTTCATCCTATTGGCATATATGTATGAGACATAGCTGCCAATGATTTTACTGATCCTTGTATGGCTGTGAAGCATTGAATTCCTAANNNNNNNNNNNNNNNNNNNNNNNNNNNNNNNNNNNNNNNNNNNNNNNNNNNNNNNNNNNNNNNNNNNNNNNNNNNNNNNNNNNNNNNNNNNNNNNNNNNNNNNNNNNNNNNNNNNNNNNNNNNNNNNNNNNNNNNNNNNNNNNNNNNNNNNNNNNNNNNNNNNNNNNNNNNNNNNNNNNNNNNNNNNNNNNNNNNNNNNNNNNNNNNNNNNNNNNNNNNNNNNNNNNNNNNNNNNNNNNNNNNNNNNNNNNNNNNNNNNNNNNNNNNNNNNNNNNNNNNNNNNNNNNNNNNNNNNNNNNNNNNNNNNNNNNNNNNNNNNNNNNNNNNNNNNNNNNNNNNNNNNNNNNNNNNNNNNNNNNNNNNNNNNNNNNNNNNNNNNNNNNNNNNNNNNNNNNNNNNNNNNNNNNNNNNNNNNNNNNNNNNNNNNNNNNNNNNNNNNNNNNNNNNNNNNNNNNNNNNNNNNNNNNNNNNNNNNNNNNNNNNNNNNNNNNNNNNNNNNNNNNNNNNNNNNNNNNNNNNNNNNNNNNNNNNNNNNNNNNNNNNNNNNNNNNNNNNNNNNNNNNNNNNNNNNNNNNNNNNNNNNNNNNNNNNNNNNNNNNNNNNNNNNNNNNNNNNNNNNNNNNNNNNNNNNNNNNNNNNNNNNNNNNNNNNNNNNNNNNNNNNNNNNNNNNNNNNNNNNNNNNNNNNNNNNNNNNNNNNNNNNNNNNNNNNNNNNNNNNNNNNNNNNNNNNNNNNNNNNNNNNNNNNNNNNNNNNNNNNNNNNNNNNNNNNNNNNNNNNNNNNNNNNNNNNNNNNNNNNNNNNNNNNNNNNNNNNNNNNNNNNNNNNNNNNNNNNNNNNNNNNNNNNNNNNNNNNNNNNNNNNNNNNNNNNNNNNNNNNNNNNNNNNNNNNNNNNNNNNNNNNNNNNNNNNNNNNNNNNNNNNNNNNNNNNNNNNNNNNNNNNNNNNNNNNNNNNNNNNNNNNNNNNNNNNNNNNNNNNNNNNNNNNNNNNNNNNNNNNNGTTGATGAAGAATCAAGCATGCAATGAAGATCAGTGCAGTTTTGCCACTAGCTCGCAAGTAAAGGTACCTGCGAAAAGGccatgtgagaagcacatgttgGAAGCCGAGGAGTCAAGTGCCAGGCTGTATTTCGTGAGTACTTCGCAAGAAAGGCCATCTCACGAGGTACCGCTGATTACTTTCTCAC encodes:
- the LOC115992990 gene encoding boron transporter 4-like isoform X2 gives rise to the protein MENLRAPFRGIGNDVRGRLQCYKQDWTSGLRSGIGILAPTTYIFFASALPVIAFGEQLSRDTDGSLSTVDTLASTAICGIIHAILGGQPLLILGIAEPTVIMYTYLYNFAKGREDLGRGLFLAWAGWVCVWTALLLFLLAIFNACTVINKFTRIAGELFGMLIAVLFIQEAIKGMASEFEVPKAEDPKSVKYQFQWLYTNGLLGIIFTFGLLYTALKSRKARSWWYGTGWFRSFIADYGVPLMVLVWTALSFGVPGKVPSGVPRRLYSPLAWESTSLHHWTVVKMAQQKEFNLKNPSAYHYDILLLAFMTLLCGLLGLPPSNGVLPQSPMHTKSLAVLERQLMRRKMVESAKESIRQNASNSEVYGKMQSVFIEMDNSQVILPPITSVVQELEDLKEVVMKGENAKDTFDPEKHIDAHLPVRVNEQRVSNLLQSLMVAASIFAMPAIKKIPTSVLWGYFAFMAIDSLPGNQFWERMLLLFISPGRRYKYVVVLFIHYISAHILAKFALSMSLNKVKFKLM
- the LOC115992990 gene encoding boron transporter 4-like isoform X1, translating into MENLRAPFRGIGNDVRGRLQCYKQDWTSGLRSGIGILAPTTYIFFASALPVIAFGEQLSRDTDGSLSTVDTLASTAICGIIHAILGGQPLLILGIAEPTVIMYTYLYNFAKGREDLGRGLFLAWAGWVCVWTALLLFLLAIFNACTVINKFTRIAGELFGMLIAVLFIQEAIKGMASEFEVPKAEDPKSVKYQFQWLYTNGLLGIIFTFGLLYTALKSRKARSWWYGTGWFRSFIADYGVPLMVLVWTALSFGVPGKVPSGVPRRLYSPLAWESTSLHHWTVVKDMGKVSPAYIFAAFIPAVMIAGLYFFDHSVASQMAQQKEFNLKNPSAYHYDILLLAFMTLLCGLLGLPPSNGVLPQSPMHTKSLAVLERQLMRRKMVESAKESIRQNASNSEVYGKMQSVFIEMDNSQVILPPITSVVQELEDLKEVVMKGENAKDTFDPEKHIDAHLPVRVNEQRVSNLLQSLMVAASIFAMPAIKKIPTSVLWGYFAFMAIDSLPGNQFWERMLLLFISPGRRYKYVVVLFIHYISAHILAKFALSMSLNKVKFKLM